A genomic window from Triticum urartu cultivar G1812 chromosome 7, Tu2.1, whole genome shotgun sequence includes:
- the LOC125521699 gene encoding probable trehalose-phosphate phosphatase 8, which translates to MANQDVVLRPDMGGIAAAAAMPGSSSRAIFACRGAASSSLRRRSAVDDEFRAGSPCATSWVVQAMRASSPARSAAVDEYAAWTRKHPSALASFEQIAAAAKGKQVVVFLDYDGTLSPIVADPDTAVISGEMREAVRGVAKHFPAAIVTGRCVEKVCSFVGLSELYYAGSHGMDIKGPGSNAEEVLLQPAREFLPVIAEVYEALVEKTKSTPGARVENNKFCLSVHFRCVDEKRWSPLAEQVKEVLRDYPDLSLNEGRKVLEIRPSIMWDKGKAVEFLLQSLGFDGRSDVLPLYLGDDRTDEDAFKMLRKRGHGLGILVSKCPRETDASYSLQDPTEVMEFLHRLVQWRRRRSSSSAMRARV; encoded by the exons ATGGCGAACCAGGACGTGGTGCTCCGCCCGGACATGGGCGGCATAGCGGCGGCCGCGGCCATGCCGGGCTCCTCCAGCCGCGCGATCTTCGCGTGCCGCGGCGCCGCGTCCTCCTCCCTGCGGCGCCGCTCCGCCGTCGACGACGAGTTCCGCGCCGGGTCACCCTGCGCCACAAGCTGGGTCGTCCAGGCCATGCGGGCTTCTTCGCCGGCCCGCTCCGCAGCCGTCGACGAGTACGCCGCGTGGACG AGGAAGCACCCGTCGGCCCTTGCTAGCTTCGAGCAGATCGCGGCGGCCGCCAAGGGGAAGCAGGTGGTCGTGTTCCTGGACTACGACGGCACGCTCTCGCCCATCGTCGCCGACCCCGACACGGCGGTCATCAGCGGAGAG ATGCGGGAGGCAGTGCGCGGCGTTGCGAAGCACTTCCCGGCGGCGATCGTCACCGGCCGGTGCGTGGAGAAGGTGTGCAGCTTCGTAGGCCTCTCGGAGCTCTACTACGCGGGCAGCCACGGCATGGACATCAAAGGCCCAGGCTCTAAC GCGGAGGAGGTGCTCCTGCAACCTGCTCGCGAGTTCCTCCCGGTCATCGCCGAG GTCTACGAGGCTCTGGTGGAGAAGACCAAGAGCACGCCGGGGGCCAGGGTGGAGAACAACAAGTTCTGCCTCTCCGTGCACTTCCGGtgcgtggatgaaaag AGATGGAGTCCATTGGCCGAGCAAGTCAAGGAGGTGCTCCGGGACTACCCCGATCTCAGCCTCAACGAAGGCAGAAAG GTCCTGGAGATCCGGCCTTCCATCATGTGGGACAAGGGCAAGGCCGTGGAGTTCTTGCTCCAATCCCTGG GATTCGACGGACGCAGCGACGTCCTGCCGCTGTACCTCGGGGACGACCGCACTGACGAGGATGCTTTCAAG ATGCTGAGAAAGAGAGGTCATGGCCTCGGCATCCTTGTCTCCAAGTGCCCTAGGGAGACCGACGCCTCCTACTCTCTCCAGGACCCCACTGAG GTCATGGAGTTCCTTCACCGCTTGGTGCAGTGGAGGCGCCGGCGTTCGTCATCGTCGGCGATGCGCGCAAGAGTGTAG